A single region of the Silene latifolia isolate original U9 population chromosome 8, ASM4854445v1, whole genome shotgun sequence genome encodes:
- the LOC141595916 gene encoding mitochondrial Rho GTPase 1-like has translation MAIRSNQKNRIRVVVAGDPATGKSSLIVTAVSKQFPTKVPPVLPPNHIPADVLLDRLPITIIDTPSGPEHSNEREHEFLLADVVVLTYARNNFDTFENLKSYWLPELRRLKLNVPVVVAGCKADLKVNRRQISIKQFEESVSLIQKEFPEIETYIDCSAYKNIKVLMVFNYALRHIVYPIAPLFDVKTQSLTPQCRKSLKRIFLLCDLDRDGALNDAELNEFQVKSFNVPLKPSEIAALKRAVQDKLPEGVNERGLTLEGFLFHHESVTGRTGIDLVWIILQKFGYNDDIRLDYFLPPFKQAPDQSMELTDVALDFLREIFSMYYKNNDGVICAGDVEHLFSTAPDCPWSENPYMGAVSTNVLGGLTQDGFLSEWVLMTLLEPAKSVEYLKYIMYDGDAASAIRLTRRRLTDRKKRQSERTVYQCFVFGPKNAGKTALLDGFVGRSFSDTSIPNTKERYAVNVVNGTGGSQKFLVLREIPEAKVKNLLSDKESLAACDVALFVYDSTDESSFTKTAKLLAEVARHGENTGYKVPSLIVSAKDDLNSYAKSIKDSTRLSQDVGIDAPVPVSAKRGDLSDIFRRIVTTAEHPHLNIPEPEVGRSRKQYLRLVNPSFMADSGGAAGCHYRIGCLSCLFYVFLGHE, from the exons ATGGCGATTCGATCAAATCAGAAGAATAGAATCAGAGTGGTTGTCGCCGGAGATCCCGCAACTGGGAAATCCAGCTTAATCGTCACCGCCGTATCTAAACAATTCCCAACGAAAGTTCCGCCCGTTTTGCCGCCCAACCACATTCCCGCCGACGTTTTACTCGACCGCCTACCCATTACTATTATCGACACCCCATCTGG TCCTGAGCACTCTAATGAAAGAGAACACGAGTTTCTGCTTGCTGATGTTGTGGTGCTTACTTATGCTCGTAATAATTTCGATACATTTGAGAATTTGAAATCTTATTGGCTCCCTGAGCTTCGTCGTTTGAAGTTGAACGTACCTGTCGTAGTTGCTGGTTGTAAAGCTGATTTGAAGGTTAATAGGCGGCAGATTAGTATAAAGCAGTTCGAGGAGTCGGTTTCACTGATTCAGAAGGAATTCCCTGAGATTGAGACTTATATTGATTGTTCTGCATACAAAAATATAAAG GTTCTAATGGTTTTCAATTATGCCCTGAGACATATAGTTTACCCTATAGCCCCACTGTTCGATGTAAAAACTCAATCTTTGACGCCTCAATGTCGCAAAAGTTTAAAACGTATATTTCTTCTCTGCGACCTTGATAGGGATGGTGCATTAAATGATGCAGAACTGAATGAGTTTCAG GTCAAGTCCTTTAATGTTCCTCTTAAGCCATCTGAAATTGCTGCTCTGAAGAGAGCTGTGCAAGACAAGTTGCCTGAAGGAGTCAATGAGCGTGGTCTTACTTTAGAAGGTTTTCTGTTCCATCATGAATCTGTCACAGGAAGAACAGGCATCGACCTTGTATGGATAATCCTGCAGAAATTCGGATATAATGATGATATAAGACTTGATTATTTTCTCCCACCTTTCAAGCAAGCTCCTGACCAG AGCATGGAGCTGACCGATGTTGCTCTCGATTTCTTGAGAGAAATATTCAGTATGTATTACAAAAATAAT GATGGTGTTATCTGCGCTGGAGATGTGGAGCATTTGTTTTCTACAGCACCAGACTG TCCTTGGAGTGAAAACCCATACATGGGTGCTGTCTCAACAAATGTATTGGGCGGTTTAACACAGGATGGATTCCTCTCAGAG TGGGTCCTTATGACACTTTTGGAGCCAGCTAAAAGTGTTGAATATCTGAAATATATTATGTATGATGGAGACGCTGCCTCTGCCATTCGCTTAACTAGGAGGAGACTTACAGATCGTAAAAAAAGGCAATCTGAGAGAACTGTTTACCAGTGTTTTGTCTTTGGGCCAAAAAATGCTGGTAAAACGGCATTATTGGATGGTTTTGTAGGAAG GTCTTTCTCTGATACTTCCATTCCAAATACTAAGGAGAGATATGCTGTGAATGTTGTAAATGGGACCGGG GGAAGCCAGAAATTCCTTGTTTTGCGAGAGATTCCTGAAGCTAAGGTCAAGAATCTGCTTTCTGATAAAGAATCTTTAGCTGCGTGTGATGTGGCGTTGTTTGTCTATGACAG CACTGATGAATCATCGTTCACAAAGACTGCTAAATTACTCGCGGAGGTTGCTAGGCATGGTGAAAATACTGGTTATAAAGTGCCTTCCCTGATCGTGTCTGCTAAAGATGACCTAAACTCCTATGCTAAATCAATCAAGGATTCTACAAGG CTTAGCCAGGATGTGGGTATTGATGCTCCAGTTCCCGTCAGTGCCAAACGAGGGGACTTGAGCGACATTTTCCGAAGGATCGTTACCACAGCAGAACATCCTCATCTCAATATTCCGGAGCCTGAAGTTGGTAGAAGCAGGAAACAATACCTTCGCCTTGTTAATCCTTCTTTTATGGCTGACTCAG GGGGTGCTGCTGGTTGCCATTACCGGATTGGCTGCTTATCGTGTCTATTTTATGTTTTTCTTGGTCACGAGTAG